Proteins from a single region of Synechococcus sp. WH 8109:
- a CDS encoding VOC family protein, with protein sequence MAAADQPKGVDRLGHVAIRVENVDRAVAFYTDLGMRLVWRANDWCYLEAGEGRDGLALLGPDYKAAGPHFAFHFRDRAEVDVIHDRLKAQGVHVGAVHDHRDGTASFYLKDPEGNWLEMLYEPPGGIPSNCN encoded by the coding sequence ATGGCAGCAGCCGATCAACCCAAGGGTGTGGATCGTCTCGGTCACGTTGCGATCCGTGTTGAGAACGTCGATCGGGCTGTTGCCTTCTACACCGATCTGGGCATGCGTCTGGTCTGGCGTGCCAACGACTGGTGCTATCTGGAAGCCGGGGAAGGTCGCGATGGACTCGCCCTGTTAGGCCCGGATTACAAAGCTGCTGGCCCACATTTCGCCTTCCATTTCCGCGATCGTGCGGAGGTGGATGTGATTCACGATCGTCTCAAAGCGCAGGGTGTGCACGTTGGTGCCGTCCATGACCACCGCGACGGCACGGCGTCTTTTTATCTGAAAGACCCGGAAGGCAACTGGCTCGAAATGCTTTATGAACCCCCCGGTGGCATCCCCTCCAACTGCAACTGA
- a CDS encoding endonuclease MutS2 — protein sequence MNPPVASPPTATDLSQGVDRAQQETLELLEWHRVCDHLSGFASTGMGRDAARVQPLPASLEESKQRLAETVEMAVLDDLTEGGLSFRGVQNLEPVVLRCSKGGVASGEELLAVAETLAAARRLRRQTDDPELRPVCTALIETMVTLPELEQRLKFALEEGGRVADRASSALSALRHQWNGLRQERRDKLQELLRRLAPSLQDSVIAERHGRPVLAVKAGAVSQVPGQVHDSSASGSTLFVEPRSVLTMGNKLVELESRIRDEERKVLAELSALVAEEASVLNQVVAVLRALDLALARGRYGRWLGGVEPQLEAASEAPFRFSGLRHPLLVWQHKRADGPPVVPISLEVSPELRVVAITGPNTGGKTVTLKSIGLAALMARAGMLLPCSGQPSLPWCAQVLADIGDEQSLQQSLSTFSGHVKRIGRILEALHRGGSPALVLLDEVGAGTDPSEGTALATALLKALADRARLTIATTHFGELKALKYDDARFENASVAFNPETLSPTYELLWGIPGRSNALAIATRLGLDSDVLHQAQQLLAPGGDGEVNSVIRGLEEQRQRQQAAAEDAAALLARTELLHEELLQRWQKQKQQTAQRQEQGRQRLEQSIRQGQKEVRTLIRRLRDERADGETARKAGQRLRSLEDHHRPTPERRAPKPGWRPSVGDRVRLLALGKAADVLAITDDGLQLTVRCGVMRTTVDLAAVESLDGRKPEPPPKPVVKVQARSVGGGGAQVRTSRNTLDVRGMRVHEAEAAVEECLRCADGPVWVIHGIGTGKLKRGLRAWLDTVPYVERVTDAEQGDGGPGCSVVWVR from the coding sequence ATGAACCCCCCGGTGGCATCCCCTCCAACTGCAACTGACTTGAGTCAAGGGGTGGACCGGGCTCAGCAGGAAACCCTTGAACTGCTGGAGTGGCATCGGGTCTGTGACCATCTCAGTGGCTTTGCCAGCACCGGCATGGGTCGTGATGCGGCTCGGGTTCAACCGCTGCCCGCCAGCCTGGAGGAGTCGAAACAGCGCCTGGCCGAGACGGTTGAAATGGCGGTGCTCGATGACCTCACTGAGGGGGGGCTCAGCTTCCGCGGTGTGCAGAATCTCGAGCCCGTTGTGCTGCGCTGCAGCAAGGGAGGCGTGGCCTCCGGTGAAGAGCTGCTGGCCGTGGCGGAAACGTTGGCAGCGGCCCGTCGCCTGCGCCGTCAGACCGACGACCCCGAGCTGCGCCCGGTGTGCACCGCGTTGATCGAAACGATGGTGACGCTGCCGGAGTTGGAGCAGCGGCTCAAATTTGCGCTCGAAGAGGGCGGCCGCGTTGCTGATCGCGCCAGCTCGGCGTTGTCGGCGTTGCGGCATCAATGGAACGGTCTGCGCCAGGAACGTCGCGACAAACTTCAGGAGCTGCTGCGGCGTCTGGCCCCATCCCTGCAGGACAGTGTCATCGCCGAGCGTCATGGCCGTCCGGTTTTGGCTGTGAAGGCCGGTGCGGTGAGCCAGGTGCCGGGGCAGGTTCACGACAGTTCGGCCTCAGGCAGCACCCTCTTTGTCGAACCCCGGTCGGTGCTCACCATGGGCAACAAGCTGGTGGAGCTGGAGTCCCGCATCAGGGATGAGGAACGCAAGGTGTTGGCGGAGCTGAGTGCTCTGGTGGCTGAAGAGGCGTCCGTCCTCAACCAGGTGGTAGCCGTGCTGCGCGCGCTTGATCTTGCACTGGCCCGTGGGCGTTATGGCCGCTGGCTTGGTGGCGTTGAGCCTCAGCTTGAGGCGGCATCGGAGGCTCCGTTTCGCTTTTCAGGTCTGCGGCACCCACTGTTGGTGTGGCAGCACAAACGGGCGGACGGGCCGCCCGTGGTTCCCATCTCGCTGGAGGTGTCGCCGGAGCTGCGGGTGGTGGCGATCACCGGGCCGAACACCGGTGGCAAAACGGTCACCCTGAAAAGCATTGGCCTCGCTGCACTTATGGCACGCGCCGGCATGCTTTTGCCCTGTTCGGGGCAACCCTCCCTGCCCTGGTGTGCCCAGGTGCTGGCGGACATCGGAGATGAGCAATCCCTTCAGCAGAGCTTGTCCACCTTCAGTGGCCATGTGAAGCGCATCGGGCGCATTCTTGAGGCGCTGCACCGCGGTGGTTCTCCTGCCCTGGTACTGCTGGATGAGGTGGGTGCTGGAACGGATCCCAGCGAGGGAACGGCCCTGGCCACGGCTCTGCTCAAGGCTCTTGCGGATCGGGCTCGGCTCACGATTGCCACCACCCACTTCGGTGAACTCAAGGCCCTCAAATATGACGATGCTCGTTTTGAGAATGCCTCTGTTGCCTTCAATCCTGAGACCTTGTCCCCCACCTATGAATTGCTGTGGGGAATTCCGGGACGCAGCAATGCACTGGCGATCGCGACGCGCCTGGGGCTCGATTCGGATGTGCTTCACCAGGCCCAGCAGCTTCTGGCTCCAGGCGGTGATGGTGAGGTGAACAGTGTGATCCGTGGCTTGGAGGAGCAACGGCAGCGCCAGCAGGCCGCGGCAGAAGACGCTGCAGCACTCCTGGCCCGCACGGAGCTGCTGCACGAGGAGTTGCTGCAGCGCTGGCAGAAGCAAAAGCAGCAGACCGCGCAACGCCAGGAGCAGGGCCGTCAACGCTTGGAGCAGTCGATCCGTCAGGGCCAGAAGGAGGTTCGCACCCTGATTCGCCGGCTGCGTGATGAGCGCGCGGATGGCGAAACCGCGCGAAAGGCCGGGCAACGGTTACGCAGCTTGGAAGACCATCACCGCCCAACCCCTGAACGGCGTGCACCCAAGCCGGGCTGGCGTCCGTCTGTGGGGGATCGCGTGCGCTTGCTCGCCCTCGGCAAGGCCGCAGATGTGTTGGCCATCACCGATGACGGCCTTCAGCTGACGGTTCGTTGTGGGGTGATGCGCACCACGGTGGATCTGGCGGCGGTGGAAAGCCTGGATGGGCGTAAGCCGGAGCCGCCTCCAAAGCCAGTGGTGAAGGTGCAAGCCCGTTCAGTCGGTGGCGGCGGTGCACAGGTGCGCACCAGTCGCAACACCCTTGATGTGCGTGGCATGCGGGTGCATGAGGCTGAAGCGGCGGTTGAGGAATGCTTGCGCTGTGCCGATGGTCCGGTTTGGGTGATCCATGGCATCGGCACGGGCAAGCTCAAGCGCGGCCTGCGCGCCTGGCTGGACACTGTGCCCTACGTGGAACGGGTGACGGATGCCGAGCAGGGGGATGGCGGACCGGGCTGCAGCGTTGTTTGGGTGCGCTGA
- a CDS encoding ABC transporter ATP-binding protein, whose product MAGVRFEDLSKTFPGRGGSDPVEVIRQLDLTINDGEFLVLVGPSGCGKSTLLRLLAGLDSPTSGEIKIGSRPISDVPPARRNVAMVFQSYALYPHLSVRDNLSFGLRRSQAKSIVQRIQDQAFQATRALPKPLRVRSVREDRIEARVNTIARSLELTELLDRRPKELSGGQKQRVALGRAMARNPEVFLMDEPLSNLDAKLRTSTRQRIVELQRELGTTTVYVTHDQVEAMTMGNRIAVLNQGRLQQLGTPMELYRWPSNIFVAQFIGSPAMSLLPVTVGPNATLILGNKRIQVEGAMVAPLLQREGQNLTAGLRPEHWHLAPATNRNLQAEVSHCERLGNEQILTCRLLDGDQLIQVRGSTEINITAGDAIHLDPDPTGWRLFDADGEAIR is encoded by the coding sequence TTGGCCGGCGTCCGTTTCGAAGACCTCAGCAAGACCTTCCCAGGACGCGGCGGCAGTGATCCCGTTGAGGTGATTCGTCAGTTGGATCTGACGATCAACGATGGCGAGTTTTTGGTGCTAGTCGGTCCCTCGGGGTGCGGGAAAAGCACCTTGCTGCGACTGCTCGCTGGTCTCGACAGCCCCACCAGCGGCGAAATCAAAATCGGTTCCCGGCCCATCAGCGATGTGCCGCCAGCGCGCCGCAACGTCGCCATGGTGTTCCAGAGCTATGCGCTCTACCCGCATCTCAGCGTGCGGGACAACCTCAGTTTTGGACTGCGCAGAAGCCAGGCGAAATCAATAGTCCAGCGCATCCAAGATCAAGCCTTTCAAGCCACGCGCGCCTTACCCAAACCACTGAGGGTGCGGTCGGTCAGAGAAGACCGAATCGAAGCCCGGGTGAACACCATTGCCAGATCTCTTGAACTCACAGAATTGCTGGATCGAAGGCCGAAGGAACTGTCCGGCGGACAGAAACAACGGGTCGCCCTCGGACGCGCCATGGCGCGCAATCCTGAGGTGTTTTTGATGGATGAACCGCTGAGCAATCTCGACGCCAAACTCAGAACGAGCACGCGCCAAAGAATCGTCGAGCTGCAGCGTGAACTGGGAACAACGACGGTTTATGTGACCCACGACCAGGTGGAAGCGATGACCATGGGGAACCGCATCGCTGTGTTGAACCAAGGGCGCCTGCAGCAACTCGGGACCCCCATGGAGTTGTACAGATGGCCCTCCAACATCTTCGTGGCCCAGTTCATTGGCAGCCCAGCGATGAGCCTGTTGCCCGTCACGGTGGGACCCAACGCAACTCTGATTCTGGGGAACAAGCGCATTCAGGTTGAAGGCGCAATGGTCGCGCCTTTACTTCAACGAGAAGGCCAAAACCTCACCGCAGGATTGAGGCCTGAACACTGGCATCTGGCACCGGCAACGAACCGGAACCTCCAAGCCGAGGTGAGCCATTGCGAGCGTCTGGGCAATGAGCAGATCCTCACCTGTCGGCTCCTGGATGGTGATCAACTGATCCAGGTCAGAGGTTCAACGGAGATCAACATCACTGCCGGCGATGCCATCCACCTCGACCCTGACCCCACAGGCTGGCGGTTGTTCGATGCGGATGGTGAAGCGATCCGTTAG
- the cgtA gene encoding Obg family GTPase CgtA: MQFIDQARITVRGGRGGDGIAAFRREKYVPAGGPSGGDGGCGAPVVLEADSNLQTLLDFKYKRLFAADDGRRGGPNKCTGASGKDLVIKVPCGTEVRHLRTGILLGDLTTPGDRLTVAFGGRGGLGNAHYLSNRNRAPEKFTEGREGEEWPLQLELKLLAEVGIIGLPNAGKSTLIAVLSAARPKIADYPFTTLVPNLGVVRRPSGDGTVFADIPGLIEGAAQGAGLGHDFLRHIERTRLLIHLVDAGSEDPVADLNVVQQELEAYGHGLVDRPRLLVINKQELVTEEDLPTLRQDLEAASGRPVLCISAAMGTNLDQLLAETWAELGV, translated from the coding sequence GTGCAGTTCATCGATCAGGCACGGATCACGGTCCGAGGCGGGCGCGGCGGTGATGGCATCGCTGCATTTCGCCGTGAAAAGTATGTGCCCGCTGGAGGCCCCTCCGGAGGTGACGGCGGGTGTGGGGCTCCAGTGGTTCTCGAGGCCGACAGCAACCTGCAAACCCTGCTCGATTTCAAATACAAACGCCTGTTCGCTGCTGACGATGGGCGACGCGGTGGTCCGAACAAATGCACCGGCGCATCAGGGAAAGACCTGGTGATCAAGGTGCCTTGCGGCACGGAGGTGCGCCATCTGCGCACCGGCATTCTTCTCGGCGACCTCACCACCCCGGGTGATCGTCTCACTGTTGCCTTCGGTGGGCGAGGTGGTTTGGGCAATGCCCATTACCTGAGCAATCGCAACCGCGCTCCGGAGAAATTCACCGAGGGCCGTGAGGGTGAGGAATGGCCCCTCCAGCTGGAACTCAAGTTGCTGGCTGAGGTGGGCATCATTGGTCTTCCCAATGCCGGCAAAAGCACCTTGATCGCCGTGCTGTCGGCAGCACGACCCAAGATTGCCGATTACCCCTTCACCACTTTGGTTCCCAACCTTGGTGTGGTGCGCCGCCCCAGTGGAGATGGAACCGTGTTCGCGGATATTCCAGGCTTGATTGAGGGGGCCGCCCAGGGCGCTGGTCTTGGCCACGACTTTCTGCGTCACATCGAACGCACCCGTCTGCTGATCCACCTCGTGGACGCAGGATCCGAGGATCCCGTGGCTGACCTGAACGTCGTCCAGCAGGAGCTGGAGGCCTATGGCCATGGTCTGGTTGATCGGCCACGTCTGTTGGTGATCAACAAGCAGGAGTTGGTGACAGAAGAGGATCTCCCGACGTTGCGGCAAGACCTCGAAGCGGCGAGTGGTCGTCCTGTGCTGTGCATTTCAGCCGCCATGGGAACCAACCTCGATCAGCTGTTGGCCGAAACCTGGGCCGAGCTCGGGGTGTGA
- a CDS encoding CP12 domain-containing protein — MKSIDEHIQKDQSEIEAAKAAGDEAKVRHLTDELKSLEEYKEHHPDDSHDPTSLELHCEANPDADECRVYDD, encoded by the coding sequence ATGAAGTCCATCGACGAACACATCCAGAAGGATCAATCGGAAATCGAAGCTGCCAAGGCAGCTGGTGACGAGGCCAAGGTTCGTCACCTCACCGATGAGCTGAAGTCGCTGGAGGAATACAAGGAGCACCACCCCGACGACAGCCACGACCCCACCTCGCTCGAGCTGCATTGCGAGGCCAATCCCGATGCAGACGAGTGCCGCGTCTATGACGACTGA